In Oryza sativa Japonica Group chromosome 3, ASM3414082v1, one DNA window encodes the following:
- the LOC4331901 gene encoding ubiquitin carboxyl-terminal hydrolase 3 produces MGAASSRLEKALGEQFPEGERYFGLENFGNTCYCNSVLQALYFCVPFREQLLEYYANNKSTGDVEDNMLTCLADLFSQISNQKKKTGVIAPKRFIQRLKKQNEIFRSYMHQDAHEFLNFLLNELVDILEKESKVVAEPCENSSLKKNSNGPINVQLNGTKKEPVPTLVHKCFQGILTNETRCLRCETVTDRDETFFDLSLDIEQNSSITSCLKNFSSTETLNAEDKFFCDKCCSLQEAQKRMKIKKPPNILVIHLKRFKYIEQLGRYKKLSYRVVFPLELKLINTVDNSDLEYSLFAVLVHVGSGPNHGHYISLVKSHNHWLFFDDENVEMTDESMVQTFFGSAQEFSGNTDNGYILFYESLAEKS; encoded by the exons atgggcGCGGCGAGCTCTAGGCTGGAGAAGGCGCTGGGCGAGCAGTTCCCCGAGGGCGAGCGCTACTTCGGCCTCGAGAACTTCGGCAACACCTGCTACTGCAACAGCGTCCTGCAG GCACTTTACTTTTGTGTTCCTTTCCGTGAGCAATTACTGGAGTACTATGCAAATAATAAAAGCACCGGAGATGTCGAAGACAATATGTTAACGTGCTTAGCTGACCTGTTCTCTCAG ATCAGCAACCAGAAGAAGAAAACAGGTGTTATCGCTCCTAAGCGTTTCATACAACGACTGAAGAAACAAAATGAGATTTTTCGCAGCTATATGCACCAG GATGCACAtgaatttctgaattttttgCTTAATGAGCTAGTTGACATCCTAGAGAAAGAATCTAAAGTTGTTGCAGAACCTTGTGAAAATTCCTCTTTGAAAAAGAATTCAAACGGGCCTATAAATGTTCAACTCAATGGTACTAAAAAAGAACCAGTTCCTACTTTGGTCCACAAATGCTTCCAG GGCATATTGACTAATGAAACAAGATGTCTAAGATGTGAGACTGTGACTGATAGAGATGAAACGTTTTTTGACCTAAGTCTGGATATTGAACAGAATAGTTCAATTACCAGCTGTCTTAAAAACTTCAGCTCGACTGAGACTCTGAATGCTGAGGATAAGTTCTTCTGTGACAAATGCTGCAG TTTGCAAGAAGCACAGAAAAGAATGAAGATAAAGAAACCACCAAACATTCTTGTAATTCATCTCAAGCGCTTCAAGTATATTGAACAGCTTGGTCGCTACAAAAAGCTATCATATCGAGTTGTTTTCCCTCTGGAGCTTAAACTTATCAATACTGTTGACAACTCAGACTTGGAATATTCCCTTTTTGCTGTGCTAGTTCATGTTGGAAGTGGACCAAATCATGGCCACTATATCAGCTTAGTGAAGAGCCACAACCACTGGTTGTTCTTCGACGACGAGAATGTTGAGATGACTGATGAGTCCATGGTACAGACATTCTTTGGCTCAGCACAAGAGTTCAGTGGTAACACTGATAACGGCTACATACTCTTCTATGAAAGCCTTGCTGAAAAAAGTTGA